Proteins encoded by one window of Emticicia oligotrophica DSM 17448:
- a CDS encoding ABC transporter ATP-binding protein, with product MKIIETTNISKRYIMGSEIIDALKSVTISVDKGEYVAFMGPSGSGKSTLMNIIGCLDSPTGGRYILNNNDVSRMSENELAEVRNKEIGFVFQTFNLLPRQSALENVALPLIYAGYTKSQRTEKAMLALKNVGLDNRAHHRPNELSGGQRQRVAIARALVNDPSILLADEPTGNLDTKTSYEIMELFDQLYSKGNTIVMVTHEEDIAKYSHRIIRLRDGLVESDKINPEPTNPREMAKIFAERVKE from the coding sequence ATGAAAATTATCGAAACCACCAATATTTCAAAACGCTACATCATGGGTAGCGAAATAATTGATGCCTTGAAATCGGTAACTATATCGGTTGATAAAGGCGAATATGTGGCATTTATGGGGCCATCAGGTTCTGGGAAATCAACACTCATGAATATTATTGGTTGCTTAGATTCGCCTACAGGAGGTAGATATATTCTGAACAATAATGATGTAAGCCGAATGTCAGAAAACGAATTGGCGGAGGTTAGAAACAAGGAAATTGGCTTTGTATTCCAAACCTTTAACCTACTTCCACGCCAATCTGCTCTTGAAAATGTGGCATTACCACTCATTTATGCAGGTTATACCAAATCTCAGCGTACGGAAAAAGCCATGTTGGCATTAAAAAATGTAGGTTTAGATAATCGTGCACATCACCGACCCAACGAACTTTCGGGTGGACAACGTCAACGCGTAGCCATTGCCCGTGCATTGGTAAACGACCCAAGTATTTTATTAGCCGATGAGCCAACGGGAAACTTAGATACCAAAACTTCGTACGAAATTATGGAGCTTTTCGACCAACTTTACTCAAAAGGAAACACCATCGTAATGGTAACTCACGAAGAAGATATTGCCAAATATTCTCACCGTATTATTCGTTTAAGAGATGGATTAGTAGAATCGGATAAAATTAATCCTGAACCAACTAATCCACGAGAAATGGCTAAGATTTTTGCAGAGCGAGTAAAAGAATAA
- a CDS encoding DUF2911 domain-containing protein, with amino-acid sequence MKKVLFFFSLMLTISTLAIGQASPRVSAESTNVKVSYGQPSKKGRVVFGGLEKFGTVWRTGANEATEITFKKDVKFGGKSVKAGTYSLFSKLGEKEWTIILNSELKQWGAYGYEKIKDKNVAEVTVPVKKLSDVVEKLTITTDDKTLTISWDTTSVSVPMEF; translated from the coding sequence ATGAAAAAAGTATTATTCTTTTTCTCCTTAATGCTTACAATCAGCACTTTAGCAATTGGACAAGCTAGCCCAAGAGTTTCAGCTGAAAGTACTAACGTAAAAGTGTCGTATGGTCAACCATCTAAAAAAGGTCGTGTAGTTTTTGGCGGTTTAGAGAAGTTCGGAACTGTATGGCGTACAGGTGCCAATGAAGCTACCGAAATTACTTTTAAGAAAGATGTGAAGTTTGGAGGAAAATCAGTTAAAGCTGGTACGTATTCATTATTCTCGAAATTAGGTGAAAAAGAATGGACAATCATTCTTAATAGCGAATTGAAACAGTGGGGTGCTTACGGTTACGAGAAAATCAAAGATAAAAATGTTGCAGAAGTAACTGTTCCTGTAAAGAAATTAAGTGATGTAGTGGAAAAATTAACAATCACTACTGATGATAAGACTTTAACCATTTCCTGGGATACGACGAGTGTGAGCGTACCTATGGAGTTTTAG
- a CDS encoding DUF2795 domain-containing protein — translation MYWTLELASYLEDAPWPATKDELIDFSIRSGAPIEVIENLQELEDDGQPYESIEEIWPDYPTKDDFFFNEDEY, via the coding sequence ATGTATTGGACACTCGAACTTGCGTCGTATCTGGAGGACGCCCCGTGGCCCGCTACAAAAGATGAGTTGATAGATTTTTCGATTCGTTCGGGAGCACCCATTGAAGTGATAGAAAACCTACAAGAACTTGAGGACGACGGACAACCCTACGAGAGCATTGAGGAGATTTGGCCAGATTATCCGACCAAAGATGACTTTTTCTTTAATGAAGATGAATATTAA
- a CDS encoding phosphatidylserine decarboxylase family protein, protein MTLHKEGTGTISLTIIGLLAANAALRYFLPEQEILHTLLLVVSMFLFVIVVQFFRKPTRVTPKNSKHVIAPADGKVVVIEEVVETEYFKGPRRQVSIFMSPLNVHINFNPISGIVSYAKYHAGKYLVAWHPKSSTENERTTIVVKHENGTEVLFRQIAGALARRICWYVKEGQAVEQGSEFGFIKFGSRIDIFLPLDAKILVNIDDKPVGGETVIAELV, encoded by the coding sequence ATGACACTTCATAAGGAAGGAACAGGCACTATTTCACTTACAATTATCGGACTATTGGCAGCCAATGCCGCACTAAGATATTTTTTACCCGAACAAGAAATTCTTCATACTTTACTACTTGTAGTAAGTATGTTTTTATTTGTAATTGTCGTTCAGTTTTTCCGTAAACCGACACGCGTTACACCTAAAAATTCAAAACACGTAATTGCCCCAGCTGATGGCAAAGTAGTAGTAATAGAAGAAGTAGTAGAAACTGAATATTTCAAGGGCCCACGCCGTCAGGTTTCTATTTTCATGTCGCCACTTAACGTGCATATAAACTTTAATCCTATTTCGGGTATTGTTTCTTATGCCAAATACCATGCAGGAAAATACTTAGTTGCTTGGCATCCAAAATCAAGTACAGAAAACGAACGCACGACAATCGTCGTGAAACACGAAAATGGAACGGAAGTTTTATTCCGTCAGATTGCTGGAGCTTTGGCTCGTAGAATTTGCTGGTATGTAAAAGAGGGACAAGCGGTTGAACAAGGCTCAGAATTTGGTTTTATTAAATTTGGTTCAAGAATTGATATTTTCTTACCACTTGACGCCAAAATTTTGGTAAATATTGATGACAAGCCCGTAGGCGGCGAAACGGTCATCGCAGAATTAGTGTAG
- a CDS encoding alpha/beta hydrolase family protein, producing MRIILTLIFISNFVFAQVGKEKVLVTDLTKIKQIGAINVSPDGKKAIYSVRTTEQSEENKLEYDYRSHLYLTDFQTTKQITRGTESVGSAVWSPDSKQIAFARNVKGKSQIFIMPLDGGEAFQLTDVKYGASNPNWSKDGSKISFSVGLSLSELVKDTLLNPTKSLPAWSLEKPGFTKNEFLKPAKGVKPNPDGTIEEIRAYLEKDVEDKKAKVINRLNFQGEATTQPELNFSHIYVIDAREGAKPMPVTAGFNSFGGGAWLPDGRLAFVTALDSLQHPDREQDNKVSLMNANGSNRKVILSEKGKSFGGVSFSPDGQSMVYTKSNSQGVNIGELFLAKADGSNSQLIKFDRSVSGLTWSKDLKYVYFTAQSNGGQPIYRIDVNSKKVEQLTDFDSGILGFDLSADKIIYSKTEVANPNELYVADLQMKNPVKITSINDWVKNKALSFPEKRTYTNSKGQKIEYWIMKPSNFEAGKKYPLLLNMHGGPTAMWGPGEFSMWHEHQYFCSQGYGVVYANPRGSGGYGLEFMRANIKDWGTGPTEDVLAAATDAAKAAWVDTARQVITGGSYAGYLTAWIVAHDHRFKAAFAQRGVYDLTTFLGEGNAWRLIPSYFNYPWNDTQEKVLESNSPYTFVDKIRTPLLIKHGENDLRTGVIQSEMMYKSMKIMGKQVEYVRMPGGTHELSRSGNVRQRIDRMLRIYEFFERFVGTK from the coding sequence ATGAGAATAATTCTAACCCTTATCTTCATCTCAAACTTTGTATTTGCTCAGGTTGGCAAAGAAAAAGTTTTAGTAACTGACCTTACAAAAATCAAGCAAATTGGAGCAATCAATGTTTCTCCTGATGGTAAAAAAGCCATTTACTCAGTTCGTACTACCGAACAGTCGGAAGAAAATAAGCTTGAATATGATTACCGCTCGCATCTTTACCTAACCGATTTTCAAACTACCAAACAAATTACTCGTGGTACAGAAAGTGTAGGAAGTGCTGTTTGGTCGCCAGATAGTAAGCAAATTGCTTTTGCTAGAAATGTAAAAGGCAAATCGCAGATTTTTATAATGCCTCTTGATGGTGGCGAGGCATTCCAACTTACTGATGTAAAATACGGTGCATCAAACCCTAATTGGTCGAAAGATGGTTCAAAAATCTCGTTCAGCGTTGGACTTTCTCTTTCAGAACTTGTAAAAGATACACTTCTTAATCCTACGAAAAGCCTTCCAGCTTGGTCTTTAGAAAAGCCAGGATTTACGAAAAATGAATTTTTAAAGCCCGCAAAAGGTGTAAAACCAAACCCTGATGGAACTATTGAAGAAATTAGAGCTTATTTAGAGAAAGATGTTGAAGATAAAAAAGCAAAAGTAATCAATCGTCTGAATTTCCAAGGAGAAGCTACGACTCAACCCGAACTCAATTTTTCACATATCTACGTAATTGATGCTCGTGAAGGTGCAAAACCAATGCCTGTAACCGCTGGTTTTAATAGTTTTGGCGGTGGTGCGTGGCTTCCAGATGGCAGATTAGCTTTTGTAACAGCTCTTGATTCTCTACAACACCCAGACCGCGAACAAGACAACAAAGTATCGTTAATGAATGCCAATGGCTCAAACCGCAAAGTGATTTTATCTGAAAAAGGCAAATCTTTTGGCGGTGTTTCTTTTTCCCCCGATGGGCAAAGTATGGTTTATACTAAATCGAATTCACAAGGTGTGAATATTGGAGAACTCTTTTTAGCGAAAGCTGATGGTTCTAATTCACAACTTATTAAATTTGACCGCTCGGTTAGTGGACTTACTTGGTCGAAAGATTTGAAATATGTTTACTTTACTGCTCAATCGAATGGTGGACAACCTATTTATAGAATTGATGTAAATAGCAAAAAGGTTGAACAATTGACTGATTTCGATTCTGGTATTCTTGGCTTCGACCTTTCTGCTGATAAAATCATTTATTCAAAAACTGAAGTTGCCAATCCAAATGAACTTTATGTAGCAGATTTACAGATGAAAAACCCTGTAAAAATTACATCAATCAATGATTGGGTAAAAAATAAAGCTCTTAGTTTTCCAGAAAAACGTACTTATACCAACTCAAAGGGGCAAAAAATTGAATATTGGATAATGAAACCAAGCAATTTTGAGGCAGGAAAAAAATATCCACTTTTATTAAATATGCACGGAGGCCCAACTGCGATGTGGGGCCCTGGAGAGTTTTCGATGTGGCATGAGCATCAGTATTTTTGTTCACAAGGCTACGGTGTAGTTTACGCCAATCCACGCGGTTCAGGCGGTTATGGTTTAGAATTTATGCGTGCTAATATTAAAGATTGGGGAACTGGCCCAACTGAAGATGTATTGGCCGCTGCTACCGATGCAGCTAAAGCAGCATGGGTTGATACTGCTCGCCAAGTAATTACTGGCGGTTCTTACGCTGGTTATCTTACTGCTTGGATTGTTGCTCATGACCATCGTTTCAAAGCTGCATTTGCCCAACGTGGTGTTTATGACCTCACCACATTCTTAGGTGAAGGTAATGCGTGGCGTTTGATTCCAAGTTATTTTAATTATCCGTGGAATGATACGCAAGAAAAAGTATTAGAAAGTAATTCTCCTTATACATTCGTTGATAAAATTCGTACGCCATTGCTTATCAAGCACGGAGAAAATGACCTACGTACAGGGGTAATTCAAAGCGAAATGATGTATAAATCAATGAAAATAATGGGCAAACAAGTAGAATATGTACGTATGCCGGGTGGAACCCATGAACTTTCTCGTTCGGGGAATGTTCGTCAACGCATTGACCGTATGCTTCGTATTTATGAGTTTTTTGAAAGATTTGTTGGAACGAAGTAA
- a CDS encoding SdiA-regulated domain-containing protein, whose translation MNFVSSIILLLVLTLVVYACLPKKKTENYVFKYNIKAPSAKMELPQNLKEISGLSFYQENQLACVNDENGSVFIYDLTQEAVIEKIDIGNNADYEGIEVVDGEIFIMKSNGKIKGFRISDATERKIDCTDKDVKEYEGLSYHPQTQSLLLVSKEKDKDKNDKKTIYAYSLKTERFGKFLSIDEDLVRGNDGKKTFAPSGIAIHPITGEIFIISSQGKKLLVLSANGDKNCLIELDPETFVQPEGICFTPNGDLYISSEGENENGYILKFEYQQR comes from the coding sequence ATGAATTTTGTTTCGAGCATTATCCTCCTACTGGTTTTAACTTTGGTCGTTTACGCTTGTCTACCAAAGAAAAAAACTGAAAATTATGTTTTCAAATACAATATCAAAGCACCCAGTGCTAAAATGGAATTACCCCAAAATTTAAAGGAAATTTCAGGGCTTTCGTTTTATCAAGAGAATCAACTCGCTTGTGTCAATGATGAAAATGGGAGCGTCTTTATCTATGATTTAACTCAAGAAGCTGTCATTGAAAAAATTGATATCGGTAATAACGCCGACTACGAAGGCATTGAAGTGGTTGATGGAGAAATATTTATCATGAAAAGCAATGGAAAAATCAAAGGTTTTAGAATAAGCGATGCCACCGAACGAAAAATAGACTGTACAGATAAAGATGTAAAAGAATATGAAGGCCTTAGCTATCATCCCCAAACTCAAAGCCTTTTGTTGGTGAGCAAAGAAAAAGATAAGGATAAAAATGACAAGAAAACGATTTATGCCTATTCTTTAAAAACGGAGCGTTTTGGTAAGTTCTTGAGTATTGATGAAGACCTCGTACGCGGAAACGATGGTAAAAAAACATTTGCCCCTTCAGGCATTGCCATTCACCCGATAACTGGCGAGATTTTTATCATTTCTTCCCAAGGTAAAAAACTATTAGTACTCTCAGCAAATGGGGATAAAAATTGCCTAATCGAACTTGACCCCGAAACATTTGTTCAACCCGAAGGTATCTGCTTTACACCCAATGGAGATTTATATATTTCTTCGGAAGGAGAAAACGAAAATGGGTATATTTTGAAGTTTGAGTATCAACAAAGGTAA
- a CDS encoding L-rhamnose mutarotase yields MKRYTLALDLVDDPQLIAEYEAYHKKIWDEIAKSITDAGITEMEIYRVGNRLFMIMDTTDEFSFEKKSAMDADNPKVQEWEALMWKYQQALPMAKTGEKWILMERIFKLTDQ; encoded by the coding sequence ATGAAACGCTACACACTTGCCCTTGATTTGGTAGATGACCCTCAATTAATAGCCGAATATGAGGCCTACCATAAGAAAATTTGGGATGAAATAGCCAAGAGCATAACCGATGCAGGAATTACGGAAATGGAAATCTATCGGGTAGGAAATCGCTTGTTTATGATAATGGATACTACTGATGAGTTTTCGTTCGAGAAGAAGTCAGCCATGGATGCTGATAATCCTAAAGTACAAGAATGGGAGGCACTAATGTGGAAATATCAACAAGCCTTGCCCATGGCCAAAACTGGAGAAAAGTGGATTTTAATGGAACGAATCTTTAAGCTTACTGACCAATAA